The following coding sequences lie in one Arachis ipaensis cultivar K30076 chromosome B05, Araip1.1, whole genome shotgun sequence genomic window:
- the LOC107640139 gene encoding nucleolar protein 6, with amino-acid sequence MEGLGNHAMMDSTELKVSELLKEVHLYHSSHFSSIVDNTVSAIKSCIDEIPVDFKVTADVAPKFVRDIGADKVDFMFKKPSLIEIGGSYSIQSLVRPELNVDLIIRLPKGCFHEKDYLNYRYHAKRCLYLCLIKKYLEASPSIGKVEWSTFLNEARKPLLLVYPAAKVAEVPGVFVRIIPSATSLFSLSKLNMKRNNIHNLNHGTTLQATPKYNSSILEDMFLEDTAFVNKTFLGWKEIREALILLKVWARQRSSVYVHDCLNGFLISVVLAYLASKQQISNSMKAIEIVRITLNFIATSESWSRGLYFPKTGLNSITKEEKIQLKESFPVIICHPSGGFNLAFRMSRNGLNQLQDEAALTLKCMEKCRAGGFEEVFMTKIDYAVKYDYCIRLNLKGKKEVYVSGFCLDDECWRLYEEKVHGILAKALNDRAKSIQVTWRNTQCQWSVNDGLSVLDKEPLFIGISVSTLEKAFRIVDIGPNAESKDEGLEFRKFWGEKAELRRFKDGRIAESTVWESEQWSRHLVLKRIVEHVIGRHLSLSMENIIGAVDQLDFSLLHGAGDPVSYSGNLLGAFDLLSKRLRLIEDLPLKVSSVQPLDSAFRFTSVFPPEPHLLANEKFESLRLNKYVPSCVQPLEVMIQLEGSGNWPMDEIAIEKTKSSFLIQIGESLQKTWGVTCTATENDVDVLMAGYAFRLKILHERGLNLLNKEAGNDQAKRVHSTDKKLFIHSQHASMINGLQSRHPIYGTVVRLAKRWVSSHLFSACLLEEAVELLVAYVFLNPFPLGVPCSRINGFLRFLRLLSQYDWTYSPLIVDINNDLSPSDEKEINVSRELKRLVAYAKSSANLLTKLTFQEEIGPYRWECLFRTPLNNYDAIILLHKDKLPYPQRLLFPSEADNGKLIARGHASKSFQPFLLPKDLKGKPAALKNKLLIDFDPSRFFVRDLEKEFSNTFKVWHDSLGGDVIGLTWVESYSSKKRKQETDVNQAHNPPKVLKAVGQVGKGFVRSICFLKPPKLTN; translated from the exons ATGGAGGGTTTAGGCAACCATGCTATGATGGACTCAACGGAGTTGAAGGTTAGCGAGTTATTGAAAGAGGTCCACCTTTATCATTCCTCTCACTTTTCCAGCATCGTTGATAACACTGTCTCCGCCATAAAGTCATGCATCGACGAAATCCCCGTTGACTTCAAG GTAACTGCAGATGTAGCACCGAAATTCGTGAGGGACATTGGTGCGGATAAGGTTGACTTCATGTTTAAGAAGCCATCACTCATCGAAATCGGAGGCAGTTATTCTATTCAGAGTCTCGTTAGGCCTGAGCTCAATGTTGATCTTATTATCAGGTTACCCAAg GGGTGTTTCCACGAGAAAGATTACTTAAATTATAGGTACCATGCCAAAAGGTGCCTTTATCTCTGCTTGATCAAGAAGTACTTGGAGGCTTCTCCATCTATTGGTAAGGTTGAATGGTCTACCTTTCTGAATGAAGCCCGAAAGCCTCTGCTGCTTGTTTATCCAG CTGCAAAGGTTGCTGAAGTTCCTGGTGTTTTTGTAAGAATCATTCCGTCGGCTACGTCTCTATTTAGCTTATCAAAGCTGAACATGAAGCGTAATAACATTCATAATTTGAATCATG GGACCACACTTCAGGCTACGCCAAAGTACAATTCTAGCATTCTGGAAGACATGTTTCTAGAGGATACAGCATTTGTCAACAAAACATTTCTTGGTTGGAAGGAAATAAGAGAGGCTTTGATCCTGCTTAAG GTTTGGGCTCGACAAAGAAGTTCAGTATATGTTCATGATTGCCTGAATGGGTTTTTGATTTCTGTCGTACTGGCATATCTTGCTTCTAAGCAACAAATCAGCAATTCAATGAAGGCAATTGAAATAGTTCGGATTACCTTGAACTTCATTG CAACGTCGGAGTCGTGGAGCCGAGGGCTATACTTTCCAAAGACAGGCCTGAATAGTATTACAAAAGAG GAAAAGATTCAGCTTAAAGAGTCATTTCCTGTTATCATATGCCATCCATCTGGAGGATTCAATTTGGCTTTCCGAATGTCTAGAAATGGTTTAAATCAG CTTCAAGATGAGGCTGCTTTGACACTTAAGTGCATGGAAAAGTGTAGAGCTGGCGGATTTGAGGAAGTTTTTATGACCAAGATAGACTATGCGGTTAAATACGACTATTGCATAAG ATTAAATTTGAAGGGAAAGAAGGAGGTATATGTATCAGGATTTTGTTTGGATGATGAGTGCTGGAGATTGTATGAGGAGAAAGTACATGGTATTTTAGCCAAAGCGTTGAATGACAGAGCAAAGTCGATCCAAGTTACGTGGAGAAACACACAATGCCAATGGAGTGTGAATGAT GGATTGTCTGTACTTGATAAAGAACCGTTGTTCATAGGAATTTCAGTGAGTACTTTGGAGAAAGCATTTAGGATAGTTGATATTGGCCCAAATGCTGAAAGTAAAGATGAG GGTCTGGAGTTCCGGAAGTTTTGGGGAGAGAAAGCAGAGCTTAGAAGGTTTAAAGATGGTAGAATTGCTGAAAGCACAG TATGGGAAAGTGAGCAATGGTCAAGGCatcttgttttgaaaagaataGTTGAGCATGTGATTGGTCGGCATCTTTCTCTATCCATGGAAAATATTATAGGTGCTGTTGATCAACTGGATTTCTCTTTGCTTCATGGTGCTGGAG ATCCTGTATCATACTCTGGAAATTTGCTTGGGGCATTTGATCTTTTATCAAAGCGCTTGCGTCTTATTGAAGACCTCCCTTTGAAGGTGTCAAGTGTACAACCTTTAGACTCTG cTTTCAGGTTTACATCAGTCTTCCCTCCTGAACCTCATCTTCTAGCTAATGAAAAATTTGAATCTCTGAGACTTAATAAGTATGTTCCATCGTGCGTTCAACCTCTGGAAGTCATGATTCAG CTGGAGGGTTCTGGAAACTGGCCCATGGATGAAATTGCTATTGAAAAGACAAAATCTAGTTTTCTTATTCAAATTGGAGAGAG TCTTCAGAAGACATGGGGGGTGACATGTACTGCCACTGAGAATGATGTAGATGTTTTGATGGCTGGTTATGCATTTCGTCTTAAAATTTTGCATGAAAGGGGACTTAATCTGTTAAACAAGGAAG CAGGAAATGATCAAGCAAAGCGAGTTCATTCTACTGACAAGAAACTTTTTATTCATAGTCAGCATGCAAGCATGATCAATGGTTTACAAAGTCGTCACCCAATATATGGGACAGTAGTGAG ACTTGCAAAACGATGGGTTTCTTCACATTTATTTTCAGCTTGCTTGTTAGAGGAGGCTGTTGAGCTGTTGGTTGCATATGTCTTTCTGAATCCTTTTCCGCTTGGTGTTCCTTGCTCAAGAATCAATGGGTTTTTAAG GTTCCTGAGATTACTCTCACAGTATGATTGGACTTATTCACCATTGATTGTTGACATAAATAATGACTTAAGCCCAAGTGATGAGAAAGAAATAAATGTAAGTCGT GAACTTAAAAGGTTAGTTGCATATGCCAAAAGCAGTGCAAATTTGTTGACAAAACTCACTTTTCAGGAGGAGATTGGTCCATATAGATGGGAG TGCCTTTTTCGAACTCCTTTAAACAATTATGATGCCATAATTCTTCTCCACAAGGACAAACTCCCATATCCCCAAAGACTTCTCTTTCCATCTGAAGCTGATAATG GAAAACTCATTGCTAGAGGGCATGCTAGCAAGTCTTTTCAACCTTTTCTGTTGCCTAAAGATTTGAAGGGTAAACCAGCAGCACTTAAAAATAAGTTGCTTATAGACTTTGATCCATCAAGGTTCTTTGTCAGAGATTTAGAG AAAGAGTTCTCCAACACATTCAAGGTATGGCATGATTCTCTGGGAGGTGATGTAATTGGCCTAACGTGGGTAGAATCTTACTCTTCAAAG AAGCGGAAGCAAGAGACAGATGTGAATCAAGCACACAACCCACCCAAGGTTTTAAAAGCAGTGGGTCAAGTTGGGAAAGGGTTTGTGAGGAGCATATGCTTTCTAAAGCCTCCAAAGCTCACAAACTAA